Part of the Sporosarcina sp. FSL K6-2383 genome is shown below.
GTGTCAGGATCCTTTGTCAACTCATTTAGGAATGGTGTAATGACATGCCCATCCATCTCTTCATTAATAACAAAAGACTGCAAGGATTCAAGCGAGACAGCAATAATATTACGTCCTTTTGCAAGTCCGTACATTTCCGGATTAGGAGCAGCATAATTAGCATTAATATAGTTTCCTGCTTCCACTAATTCACTGCCGTCTGCGAGCGCACGCTGTGCATGCGATTTTGATTGGATAAATAAATCATAAATATGATAGTTATATGTTCCGATATTTTTCACAAGCAGTTCTCTGTCAAAGCTGCGTGTTAACAATTGCGGTCTTTCCATTTCCGCAAGCCCTAAATTGACCATCATCACGGTAGCTGTTACAACAAAATAAAGTTTTCTAGCAATCTTTCCACGTTGTTCACTTCGTTGCCCTTCTGGAATAAAGCGAATCGCAAAATAGATAATGAGAACATCTGTAAAGAAGAAGATATCCGTCAAATGTAAGTTAGCAGTTACCGAGGAGGACAAATCTCCAAAGTTACTCGTTTGAAATAATACCGGTAATGTAATGAAATCATTAAAAAACCTATAAAATACTGCATTACTAAACATAATTACTGAGGTGATTGCACTTACTGATAGTAAGTAGATATTGCGTCTTTTCGTACTCTTCATGAATAGCGCAAGGCCATAAACAAATAAAAGGAAACTAAGCGGATTCAAAAAAAGAATGAATTCCTGCATCAGGTTATCAATTTTCATATTGAAGCTGGTTAAATAGCCGAAATACGTTGTAAGCCAAGTTGCGATAATTGCGATGATGAGTACGGAATGTTTGGGCCATACTATATTCTTCATTCCATCTCTCCCTTTCAAAAATAATTACTACAATTTACTTTTTTAAGTGCACTATATAATAGACGGTCTGATTGACAATAAGTTTCAATATGGCAGTAAAAAAGTAAAAAAGAACTATAAATGCAGGTCTATTTGCACAGCTTAACTGCCTCTTCACGCAGGATAAGCATTGCTTGTAAATAATCCTCCTGCATGAGAAGTCCGTTATCATACAAATCCTTCACTTCTGATTTCACCATTGCGATATCGTCACTTCGATTACCGGTATAAATATATATTCCAAAACGTTTCAACAATTGAAGGACTCCAAAAAAATCTTTCATGTTCAAACCTCATTTTCTTGACAAATTATTTCCCTCGTTGGTGTAAAAATTTTATGGATCGGAATGTCATGACTTTCTACAGGAACTGTTCCATTGATTTGACAGTCGAATGCTAGGGATAACTTATGCCCTTTATAATCAGTTAAATAGCGATCATAATAACCACCACCAAAACCAATTCGATAGCCTTCGTTGGAAAATACCACTCCCGGTACTATTTGTAAGTCAATCGTTTCCTTTTCAATCGTTGCAGTTTCAGCGACAATCGGCTCTAAAAGGTTCATATAAACTGTTTCTAGTTGAGTATAGGAAGTGATAAGACGAAAATTCATATCACGGGTTTCTTTTATGCATTTTGGCACGGTAACTCTCTTGCCTGCTTGCCATGCCGCCTCAATAAGCGGTCTTGTATCCACCTCAGGGAACTGGGAGAGCGTCAGTCCAATCGTCTTCGCATGATGGAATTCAGCTGTTTGAATAAGCTGGTTGACAATTTTTAACGATAACCTTTTATGTTCATCACGGTCCATACTATTCATAAGCGCTAGCATTTGATTCCTTATTACTTTTTTAGTCATTAGTATTCCCCTTTCGGTTCTGAAACTAAAAAAAGTGTCGGCACCTGCTTTTCTGTCCTGACTACGGCAATGAAAAAACCAAAACCGGTGAAGGTTTTGGCCTGAGCGATTATTTCGTTTCACGGTGCAAAGTTTGTTTCTTTTCACGTGAGCAGTATTTTTTCATTTCAAGACGTTCCGGATTGTTACGCTTGTTTTTCTTTGAAATATAGTTGCGCTCACCGCATTCTGTGCAAGCAAGTGTAATATTTACGCGCATTATTGTCCCTCCCACTCATCAGGAATATAAAATTTATTATGAGCATGATTTATACGACTTATCAAGTGTATCACATAACCTGTATTTGTCTAGTAGAAAGATTGAAATTTCCTAAATGACTTGTCTATGGTAAAATGAAATCAAATTGATTCAACAAAGGAGTGGAGAAATGGACATTTCAATGATCCTACTCATAATCGGACTTATAAGCATCATTGCTTCCTTTTTCATCGGAAATTATTCTAACAAGCATGCAGATGAATTGGAGAAGGTTTCAATCAGCCTTCATGAAGAAACGAACGGTTTGAAAAAAAGAATACGTATTGTGGAGGAAGAATTAATGATTGGCACCCAACCAATGACTTCCGTAAACAAGCGAAAAATGGCTCCACAGCCAAAAGCTAAGCCCATTCATAATATCATTATTAGTCAAATCCTATCCCTTCATTCGCAAGGCTATTCCGTCAACGAAATCGCCAAGCGCTCTTCCTTATCCAATGAGGAGGTCATCACTGTTTTACATTCGAAAGGTGTGACGACATGATGCGAGATATACTGCGCACGCTGGGAGCTAGCTGTATTTTAGCCGGAGGGATTTTATACTTCACTACGGATAATCCAGAAGTTTCCAACCCGGATGTGCTGCAATTTCAAGAAGAAGTAAACAAGTTGAAAAGTGAGCTAGCTAAAACGAAAGAAGAGCTAGCCATTGCCCAGACAAAATCTTCTGCTGAGAAGTCTGATGTAAAAGCTGAACCTGAAGTCATTGAAGACGTGGTCGAATCGATTTTAATAATTGAAGGTGGTTCAACATCTACTGTTGTCGCTACTTCACTCGAAGGTTTAGGTATTATCCAGGATGCCAAAGCATTCGATGATTATCTTACAGATAGAGAACTAACTGGCAAGATTCAGATTGGCGAGTATCTACTAAATTCCTCAATGGATTTCCAAACAATCTCCAAGAAAATTACTAAAGTCAAATAAAAATAGGGAGCCACATGGAGTGGCTTCCCTATTTTTATTTTTCAACCTTCTCAACCTCTTCGTTAGCTGCCTGTTTAATGAGTTGCGTAACGGTAGCTTCATTTTCTTTAGCTCTTTTTGCCTTCAACTCAAAATATTTGTCTACTGCTTGTTTAGCGATATCATTCTGTGCACCAGATTGGGGTTTACTCGGATCTATGGATACATGCGGAATGACCCATGCGTAGGCAATTTCCGGATTTTCAAAAGGAGCAAAACCGACATGACCTAGACTGATGGTTGCATGACCACCACTAAATGTCTCAGCAGTCCCAGTTTTCCCAGCTCCGTCATAGTCCTTGTCGACAAACATATTTCTTGCTGTCCCCGATGGACCATATACATATTGCATGCCGCGCTTCACTTGTTCAATCTCCGCATCTGTATTTGCAATACGATTTAAAATCGTAACTCCTGTTTCTTGAATTAACGGTCCGAAAATTTCACCATCTTCGGAAGGCTCACGAATTTCTTTTAATACTTTAGGCGCGATGCGATACCCACCATTCGCAATCGTCGAAACATATTGCGCAAGCTGGAGAGGTGTATACGTATCATACTGGCCAATGGAAAAGTCTAGCAACAATCCAGTCAGCGTATCCCTTCCAGGATAACCAGCTATCTCACCTGGTAAATCAATGCCCGTTTTTGTTCCTAATCCAAATGACGAGAATGATTGACGGAATCTATCGAATGCCGTTTTATCAATTCTCATAGCCTCTCCGAATCTGTAATTTCCTTTTCCCATGGCGATTGCTATTCTAAACATATAAACATTGGAAGATTTACCGATTGCCTCAATATCACTTACTCGTACTCTACCGAATCGATTGAAAAGTGATCTCTTGTAAATCCCCCCAATTTTAAGCGGTTCATCAATTTTAACTTCTCCAACTTGAGCCGCACCTTCTTGATAGCCAGTGAGCAAGGTCGCCATCTTCACGGTCGATCCGGCTTCATAGGCTGAAGTAAACGTTCCATACGTATAATCCAATATTTCGAGTTTACCTGTATCCTTATTTTTAACAACTTGTTTACCAACAAGAGATAGGATTTCACCATTATTCGGATTCATCATCACAAAGAATGCCCTGTCTAGTTCCTGTGCATTTGGACCAGCTTTCAATTCTAATAATTTTGTAGATACCATGTCTTCAATAGCCAGTTGTAGCTCACTATCAATCGTTAGAACCAAGTCCTTGCCAGGTTCTCCTTCTTTGATTGTTTTAGTTTCAACAATTCGACCACTTCGGTCTTTAATATTTTTCATTATCGTTTTTTGACCTTTTAGTAGTTCCTCATAATATTGTTCAAAATAACTTTTGCCGACACGGTCATTCCTAGCATAATCTCTAGCCAAAAAATAATCTTTGCGAGAATTCGGAATCCCTTCAATTGGACTAGTTGTCGTACCAAGGATTGCATTGCTCGATTTTTTTACCCGTTCCCAGTCCGTTGTTGTGTTAACGCCTTGTAGCTCAGGTTCTCCTAGCCGTTCGGAGACCATCGCAAACTCTTCTTCCGTGACGTTGCCACTTTTGACGATTTGCGGAGAGTCCGCGTAGCCAGACATCATTTCTCTATATATGGCAAGCACTTCAAGCTCGTCCTCTGTAAAGGAGTTAATTTCCTCATCTGTCACACGCTCACGTGTCAATCGATTAACCGTACGTTGGACTTCTGTACGCGACGGTGTCCCATCTTCAGCGATAGCTTTTTCTTCTTCCTTTGATACTTTCGCATCTGCTTTTTTGGGATTATTCAAAATCCAGAAGTCTCTTTTATCACCTTTTGTTACCCTTTTGGTATCTTGCTCAATCAAGCCAGCTAATATCTTGGCAATATCATGCATTTCTCTCGCAGTTGTCGAAGTTGTTTTCGTATACGTGATGGCATTTTTAGGTTCATTATCCACCATGACAGTTCCTAAACGGTCAAATAACCTACCTCTCGGTAACCCTGTATTAACAGACTTCTCCTCTGTCCGTTCAAGTTCAAGACTATACTCTTCCCCTTTGACAATTTGTAAATAACCTAATCGAAAAATAAGCATTGAAAAAAGTACAAAGATTGAAAAGAATAGGAAGTTCATACGAAATGCAATATGTTTTCGTTGACGTATTTTAGCTTGATCAGCTTTATGTACCTGCTTTTTCAAATTATCTCCTCCCTTCTTCAATCATGAATTATAACATCAAAAAAAGAAAAAGCACAGACCTTGACGTACAAGGTCTGTGCTTTGTTCCATTAAAACATTTTCCGATAAATTATTTACCGAAACGTTTTGCAACTTCATCCCAGTTTACTACGCTCCAAAATGCAGCAATGTAGTCAGGACGACGGTTTTGGTAGTGTAGGTAGTACGCGTGCTCCCAAACATCAAGTCCTAGAAGTGGCGTATTACCTTCCATGATTGGTGAATCTTGATTTGGCGTAGAAGTAACTTCTAGCTCGCCATTATTTAATGACAACCAAGCCCAACCTGATCCAAAACGAGTAGCGCCCGCTTTTGCAAACTCTTCTTTAAATGCGTCAAAGCTACCGAATTTTTTATCAATTGCTTCAGCAAGTGCGCCAGTTGGTTGTCCACCACCATCAGCAGAAAGTTGTTCCCAGAATAGTGAGTGGTTAGCATGACCGCCACCGTTGTTACGGACAGCAGTACGTGCCGCTTCAGGTACAGCGTCAAGGTTTGCGATTAAGTCTTCAATTGACTTGCTTAGAAGTTCTTCATTTCCTGCAAGTGCATTGTTCAAGTTCGTTACATAAGCATTATGGTGTTTTGTGTGGTGAATATTCATCGTTTCTTTGTCAAAATGTGGTTCTAATGCGTCGTATGCGTAAGGTAGTTCAGGTAGTTGATAAGCCATTGTCAATTCCTCCTAGTGAATTAAAAAATTATCCTACATTTCAACATTATCAAAATTGTAAATGGCGTTCAAATAAAATGTACTATTTGTGAACTTTTACCGAACAAAGAAAATAAAAATCACAATCATCACAACCATGATAAAGCCTTTTGTCACGACTGACGTTAAAAATCCGACGAGTGAGCCGACACCTGTTTTGATTGATTGTTTCACATCAGAGCGTGTAACAATCAGTTCTGCAATGACAGCCCCTAGAAAAGGACCGATTAAAATACCAGCGACGGGAATAACGAACGGACCAAGCAACAGTCCAATTGTACTGCCCCACATGCCTGCCTTCGAGCCACCAAATTTCTTCACACCGACTAAATTGGACAAAGTATCTGCACCGAATAACAAAATAACGAATAATACTTGGATGATCCAAAAGAAAACATTCATCCCGTCAAAAGTATGGATCCAGCCGTAAAGGAGAAAACCGCCTACTAAAAACAGAGCCGATGGAATGATTGGATACACAAGTCCTGCAAATGCAATGATGAACAAAACGATTGCAACAATCCAGCCTATCATTTCCATCAACTCATCCCCTTATCCTCTATTGCCTAAAATGGCTTCCGCGATATTTACTGCATGGTCACCGATGCGCTCTAAATTCGAAACGATATCGACAAACACCATACCTGATTGCACGCTACAACGACCTTCAGTGAGTCGTAAAATATGTGATTTTCTAAATTTACGTTCCATTTTATCAATTAAATCTTCTTGTTCCGCGACGGTTCTCGCTAATCCCATATCATTCAGATTGAGAGAATCCACTGCTTTTTGAACCGTTTCAATCGTCAAAGTAAACATCTCTGTTAGCTCTTCCATTGCATCTACCGTTAATTTTACACGGTTAATATCGCGGAAATCGATGAGTTCGAGAATGTTTTCAAAATGATCTCCGATTCGTTCAATATCTCGTACCGAGTCCATGAGCATCACATGACGTGCAGATTCAATCGGTGAAAGACTTGCAGAAGAAATTCCAATCAAATAATCCGTAATTTTTCGATCTAGATTATTGATGGCATCCTCAATCTGACTTGCTCTTTCAGCATGTTTTTTATTGCCTGTCTTCAAGTATTCAAATGACTCCTGCATCCCTTGTACACTGAATTCACCCATGCGAACAATTTCTTCTTTCGCTTGGCCGATTGCAACGGCTGGTGATTGATCGATGAAGTGTCTGTCCAAATGTTTTGGCTTATATTCGATGGTCACATCTTCTCCTGGAATTATTTTGGTTACCAACCAAGCCCAAGCTCCGATTAACGGGAATTGAATAATCGTGTTAGCAACGTTAAATGAACCATGCGCAAATGCAATTTGCATTTTATTTTCAAGTGATAAAACTCCAGAAATCCATTCAACATAAGCTGTAAACGGAACAAGTAGGAACAAAAATATGATTGTTCCAATCAAATTGAAGAGAACATGTGCCGCAGCTGCCCGTTTTGCCGCAATTGATGCGCCAATCGACGCTAGTACAGCTGTGATTGTCGTTCCGATATTATCACCAAATAGAATCGGCAAGGCTCCATTCAAGTCGACAAGATTTTCAGCATAAAGCCCTTGTAATATCCCAACCGTTGCACTAGAACTTTGTACAATCAATGTAAAGACTGTACCAACGACCACCCCAAGTACCGGCTGGTCACTCATCGAAACCATCATATCTGTAAAGGTTTCCAACTCCCGTAGGGGTTTCATTCCTCCACCCATCAATTCAAGTCCAAGGAATAATCCACCAAATCCGAAAATGACTTCACCAATATTTTTAACTTGATTTTTTTTAATGAAGAAAATCAAGAATGCACCCACTGCCATGATTGGCAATGCATATGCCCCGACATCAAGTCCAATGATAAACGCTGTTACGGTTGTCCCAATATTGGCACCCATAATAACACCAATCGCTTGACGCAGTGTCATAAAGCCCGCACTGACAAGTCCAACTGTAATAACAGTCGTTCCAGAACTTGATTGAATAAGCACCGTCACGATTATACCAACGAGCACACCCATAAATGGATTTGTCGTGAAGCGATCTAGTATGGCACGTAGCCGATCACCTGCAGCTTTTTGAAGGCCGTCACCCATATACTTTATTGCGAACAAGAATATTCCAAGTCCACCCAAAAACTGGAACAGCATTTCCTGCCAGTTTACCTCCATTACGCAGTCAACCTCCATCAATTCTTTATGTATAATAGCAACCTATTATGTCGGCAACACACACAGAATGTAAATAGAAATACGAAAATCTTTACATTCCCTTAACAATACGTTAACAATTTGTCATCATTCCGTCGAATTTATACCTGACGACTCCCTCTAAAGAAAATGGTAGACTATACTAGATAGAGGAGTTGATTCAATTGAAATTTCACCAAATCTTTAAAGCAGCTATGCACGAACCGAAAAAGCTAGCTGCATTCCGTTTATTAAAGATCGGTAAGGTATTCCAATACGTGTTTTTATTCATAACACTATTTACAGTCATTTCTTTTATCCGTTATGTCGCCGGAGATGCTGTGCTGTTCGAGTCATCACCAGAACTACTAGAACAAGGTGAATTGGTTGGCGGACTCATCTACCCAATCGCTTTCACCTTGCAATTGGTCATTAGCACTCTGTATATTTTCCTTCGCATAAGTGTTTTCGCCTATGTCGGCATCGTTCTACTTCGACTGATGAAAAGACGTGGAGAATATCGTTTCATGTGGAATACGGCAGCTATCGCAGTGACCGTACCTATTCTTGCAACCATCGCACTGGATTTTTTCCCTGTCATGAGTGACTACAGTATGATTATCACATCCCTCGTCCATGTCGGCTACATTGCCGCAGCTGCGAAGTATTACCCGAAGCTAGCAAAATGAATAATTCCCTTTTTCGTGCATATAGTGACGGAAGGGGGAATTTCCATGAGAACACTACTACTTGCCGCACTATTATTCATAGCCTTTCATGTTATTCGAATGGATCTAGTAGAAGGGACCATCTCGCTTTCTTCTTTCGTGAATGAAGACGAGCCTGCGTCCTGTGAAGAACAGTTAGAACTAACCTCCATCCCTATAACGATAGTCGCCGGAGATACAATTGAATCATTGTTTGCACTCTATCCAGACCCTGACATGAGCTTTTTAGACAGATTACATTCTTTTTATGCCCTCAATCCGCATCTTCAAAACCAACAACTTTTTGCGGGCGATAAAATTGACCTGCCACTATCACATATCCCTACTGGTAATTGTACAGAATCTATTAGATAAGGGCTGTCCCTTGTCTTTTTACTATGTTGGTTGTTAAAATAGGTATAGTGATTACGTCTAGACATTTTAAGGAGAGAAATAAATGAAACCAATGATAAACAGAGCAAACACACGTCCCGTCCGCGTTGGTAATTTAACCATCGGTGGAAGTGACGAGCTTTTCATCCAAAGTATGACGACAACAAAGACACATGATGTGGAAGCAACTGTCGCAGAAATCCTGCGTTTAGAAGAAGCCGGATGTCAAATCGTCCGCGTAG
Proteins encoded:
- a CDS encoding Na/Pi cotransporter family protein; this translates as MEVNWQEMLFQFLGGLGIFLFAIKYMGDGLQKAAGDRLRAILDRFTTNPFMGVLVGIIVTVLIQSSSGTTVITVGLVSAGFMTLRQAIGVIMGANIGTTVTAFIIGLDVGAYALPIMAVGAFLIFFIKKNQVKNIGEVIFGFGGLFLGLELMGGGMKPLRELETFTDMMVSMSDQPVLGVVVGTVFTLIVQSSSATVGILQGLYAENLVDLNGALPILFGDNIGTTITAVLASIGASIAAKRAAAAHVLFNLIGTIIFLFLLVPFTAYVEWISGVLSLENKMQIAFAHGSFNVANTIIQFPLIGAWAWLVTKIIPGEDVTIEYKPKHLDRHFIDQSPAVAIGQAKEEIVRMGEFSVQGMQESFEYLKTGNKKHAERASQIEDAINNLDRKITDYLIGISSASLSPIESARHVMLMDSVRDIERIGDHFENILELIDFRDINRVKLTVDAMEELTEMFTLTIETVQKAVDSLNLNDMGLARTVAEQEDLIDKMERKFRKSHILRLTEGRCSVQSGMVFVDIVSNLERIGDHAVNIAEAILGNRG
- a CDS encoding YqgQ family protein, with product MKDFFGVLQLLKRFGIYIYTGNRSDDIAMVKSEVKDLYDNGLLMQEDYLQAMLILREEAVKLCK
- a CDS encoding DUF1189 family protein; this translates as MKFHQIFKAAMHEPKKLAAFRLLKIGKVFQYVFLFITLFTVISFIRYVAGDAVLFESSPELLEQGELVGGLIYPIAFTLQLVISTLYIFLRISVFAYVGIVLLRLMKRRGEYRFMWNTAAIAVTVPILATIALDFFPVMSDYSMIITSLVHVGYIAAAAKYYPKLAK
- the rpmG gene encoding 50S ribosomal protein L33, encoding MRVNITLACTECGERNYISKKNKRNNPERLEMKKYCSREKKQTLHRETK
- a CDS encoding penicillin-binding protein 2, whose translation is MKKQVHKADQAKIRQRKHIAFRMNFLFFSIFVLFSMLIFRLGYLQIVKGEEYSLELERTEEKSVNTGLPRGRLFDRLGTVMVDNEPKNAITYTKTTSTTAREMHDIAKILAGLIEQDTKRVTKGDKRDFWILNNPKKADAKVSKEEEKAIAEDGTPSRTEVQRTVNRLTRERVTDEEINSFTEDELEVLAIYREMMSGYADSPQIVKSGNVTEEEFAMVSERLGEPELQGVNTTTDWERVKKSSNAILGTTTSPIEGIPNSRKDYFLARDYARNDRVGKSYFEQYYEELLKGQKTIMKNIKDRSGRIVETKTIKEGEPGKDLVLTIDSELQLAIEDMVSTKLLELKAGPNAQELDRAFFVMMNPNNGEILSLVGKQVVKNKDTGKLEILDYTYGTFTSAYEAGSTVKMATLLTGYQEGAAQVGEVKIDEPLKIGGIYKRSLFNRFGRVRVSDIEAIGKSSNVYMFRIAIAMGKGNYRFGEAMRIDKTAFDRFRQSFSSFGLGTKTGIDLPGEIAGYPGRDTLTGLLLDFSIGQYDTYTPLQLAQYVSTIANGGYRIAPKVLKEIREPSEDGEIFGPLIQETGVTILNRIANTDAEIEQVKRGMQYVYGPSGTARNMFVDKDYDGAGKTGTAETFSGGHATISLGHVGFAPFENPEIAYAWVIPHVSIDPSKPQSGAQNDIAKQAVDKYFELKAKRAKENEATVTQLIKQAANEEVEKVEK
- a CDS encoding DUF456 domain-containing protein, encoding MEMIGWIVAIVLFIIAFAGLVYPIIPSALFLVGGFLLYGWIHTFDGMNVFFWIIQVLFVILLFGADTLSNLVGVKKFGGSKAGMWGSTIGLLLGPFVIPVAGILIGPFLGAVIAELIVTRSDVKQSIKTGVGSLVGFLTSVVTKGFIMVVMIVIFIFFVR
- a CDS encoding 5-formyltetrahydrofolate cyclo-ligase, with the protein product MTKKVIRNQMLALMNSMDRDEHKRLSLKIVNQLIQTAEFHHAKTIGLTLSQFPEVDTRPLIEAAWQAGKRVTVPKCIKETRDMNFRLITSYTQLETVYMNLLEPIVAETATIEKETIDLQIVPGVVFSNEGYRIGFGGGYYDRYLTDYKGHKLSLAFDCQINGTVPVESHDIPIHKIFTPTREIICQENEV
- a CDS encoding superoxide dismutase, producing MAYQLPELPYAYDALEPHFDKETMNIHHTKHHNAYVTNLNNALAGNEELLSKSIEDLIANLDAVPEAARTAVRNNGGGHANHSLFWEQLSADGGGQPTGALAEAIDKKFGSFDAFKEEFAKAGATRFGSGWAWLSLNNGELEVTSTPNQDSPIMEGNTPLLGLDVWEHAYYLHYQNRRPDYIAAFWSVVNWDEVAKRFGK